The Nostoc sp. ATCC 53789 genome has a segment encoding these proteins:
- a CDS encoding pentapeptide repeat-containing protein, producing the protein MLKSFCLLSVAIVFLFSADNHARGTNTDPVQQLLTTKQCPKCNLFGAYLGYRDLSKANLAGAYLGGANLSNTNLTGANLSGVDLTGASLSNANLSEANLAGAYLSGVSLSRTDLTGANLSGATLGKVSLLRANLSRANLAGAYLSGADLTGANLSGATLSRTDLTGANLVQTIAVGTNLSNSNLFLSNLQEANLTDANLTNARIGNAFISLTNLTSANLTKALLMQSSLYKANLTSANLTNANLSQAFLVQANLKNANLKNAELSQANLSSAKLDGANLEGANFQAAIMPDLKIHP; encoded by the coding sequence ATGCTTAAGTCTTTTTGCTTGTTAAGTGTAGCAATTGTTTTTTTATTTTCAGCGGATAATCACGCACGGGGGACGAACACTGACCCTGTTCAACAATTATTAACTACGAAACAATGCCCAAAGTGTAACTTGTTTGGAGCATATTTAGGCTATCGTGATTTATCAAAGGCTAATTTAGCAGGAGCGTATTTAGGCGGTGCTAATTTATCAAATACTAATTTAACAGGAGCTAATTTATCAGGAGTTGATTTAACAGGAGCATCTTTATCAAACGCTAATTTATCAGAAGCTAATTTAGCAGGAGCATATTTATCAGGTGTATCTTTATCAAGAACTGATTTAACAGGAGCTAATTTATCAGGAGCTACTTTAGGAAAAGTCTCTTTATTAAGAGCTAATTTATCAAGAGCTAATTTAGCAGGAGCATATTTATCAGGAGCTGATTTAACAGGAGCTAATTTATCAGGAGCTACTTTATCAAGAACTGATTTAACAGGAGCTAATTTAGTTCAAACTATTGCAGTAGGTACAAATCTTAGTAATTCTAATTTATTTTTATCAAATTTACAAGAAGCTAATTTAACTGATGCTAATCTAACTAATGCTAGAATAGGCAACGCTTTCATTTCATTAACTAATTTAACTAGTGCTAATTTAACTAAAGCTTTATTAATGCAATCTAGCTTATACAAAGCTAATTTAACTAGTGCCAATCTAACTAACGCTAACTTAAGCCAAGCTTTTCTTGTACAAGCTAATTTAAAAAACGCTAATCTTAAAAATGCTGAGTTGTCTCAAGCTAATTTATCATCTGCAAAACTTGATGGAGCTAACCTTGAAGGAGCTAATTTTCAAGCTGCTATAATGCCAGATTTAAAAATTCATCCTTAG